A window of Dehalogenimonas sp. WBC-2 genomic DNA:
CAAAGTGCGTTTGGATTATGGGGATGATCATGGAGCCGGTCTGGACAGCATCCCCAGGCTTCTGTCCCAGGATGAAGATGTAGTCATTCAGGACCCGGACAGCAATCGTGAAACGCCCTTGCAGGGAGCCCTCCTGGGCATAAAACGTGACGTTGAAGAGTTTTCCGCCCTGGCTGAGTTGGCCTCGACGGTAACGCGCGACCGCCCCACCCTGGCCCTGTCCGACGGCACTCTCATCCGCTGGAGCCTGACCACTCAAAATTACGACGCCTATGTCCTGCGCGAACTGTTGGACAACGGCTATCTGAAATGTCTCGGCGATTTCAAAAAGCTTTGTGTTGAGCGCCCCCTCGGACTAGCGTCCTATATATCTCAACCTGGCGGCGAGGAAGTGGTCAATACCATTAGATTAACCCTGTGTCCGTGGGAACCGGCCAACTGTGATAAGCATTGCGGGGAACTGAAGTCCGGCGCCCGTCCCTGTGATTCCGTCTCCGGTATCTCCGACGCCGAACTTTTCAGCCGCTATCTTGATACCGGCGAGCGCTCGTCGATCTTCGAAAGCACTTCCAAGGTGTTGGGGCAATATTATGGTGAACACCGCATCTGTTTCTTCTATCTCAAGTTGGAGGACGAGATGGCGCGTATCGAGTTGCCGTGCTGGCTCGCCGAAGACCCCGGCCGCGTCGATTTCATCCACTCTCTGATACTGGAACAAGTGAAGAAAGGCAACGGCTACCCCGTAGCCCTTTCCGAGGCCCATGAACAAGCCGTTGTCACCGGCGCTGATAGGGCGGTCTTTTATGAGGTCGTCGATGGGTATCTGGCGGAACAGGGATTGCCCACCGGCGTCTCAGCCAAGAGTTTCAGTAAACAAGCGAGGTGGATTTAGCGCAGATTGCCGGAAAATCGTCGGCGAAAGGAACCGGAAAATGAATGATTTGGATAAAACCAGAGTTCTGGCCGTTGCCCATGATGCCGCCGCCAAACGAGGCTACGTCACCTATTCCGACTTCAATGACTACCTGCGCGAACTCATCATTAAGAAAAGACTTCAGCCTATTGAGGGCGGCCGCGTCCAGTGGCCCATTAA
This region includes:
- a CDS encoding hypothetical protein (Glr4039 protein), yielding MSLDITRVAGQIGLMAEKLKQRGVDHGVHLTTAASRLSSGIDVGALRDKVRHSKTSFLLANPVSGIDERYQPSAPPSTYSVLATDGSHIDFDRHRSAPCCLINIGKVRLDYGDDHGAGLDSIPRLLSQDEDVVIQDPDSNRETPLQGALLGIKRDVEEFSALAELASTVTRDRPTLALSDGTLIRWSLTTQNYDAYVLRELLDNGYLKCLGDFKKLCVERPLGLASYISQPGGEEVVNTIRLTLCPWEPANCDKHCGELKSGARPCDSVSGISDAELFSRYLDTGERSSIFESTSKVLGQYYGEHRICFFYLKLEDEMARIELPCWLAEDPGRVDFIHSLILEQVKKGNGYPVALSEAHEQAVVTGADRAVFYEVVDGYLAEQGLPTGVSAKSFSKQARWI